A region of the Desulfobacter postgatei 2ac9 genome:
TACTTTGCACACTCTTCCATTCTTGATTTTCAGAATCTATATATTCTAAACATTCCATTGAACGACTAAAAGAATTTGCTGCATTCATAGATTCTTGCTCTGTTGTTGCTATAATTCCTTGTTGGAGTGATTGTGCTAATTGATTAAGGGCTTCTCTTTTTTTTTGTGAGGTGCCAAAATTGACATCTATATATATTTCTAAATCATCACGTATTCCATTCGTATTTGAATCCACACCTTCTAACGTAACCTTACCCATGTCACCTGGGTCTGGAGGAAGTGTTCCATCATTTGCCAAAACTAATAAAATTGCAGTAAATTTAAGATTGTTAGGGTTGTGGAACTTTATCCTGAAATTTTGAATGGACTGTCCGGATGGCAATCCACTTGAATCTAATTGCAAATCTAACATAGGTTTCCCATCTGGCGAAAGGCTTGTAGCATTGTAGACTGACACACTATCTGGAAGTCCTGAAACTACAAGGAACATTGGAGACTCGAGATTGTTACTGCCAACATTGTTGATAGACACTAATCCATCAAAAGTTTTTGTGGCACGATTATAAACAAGTGGTGAGCGATCAACGACTACTTGACTGGTAACATTCATAAGCGCTGCATGTGCTGGCAAGTAGGCAAACAATGTTAATGAAAATATTCCCCATTTTAAGAATTTCTTTTTTTTTGGAATAAAGATAAAGATACCTATTGATATCAATAGTAATGTATTTGGTTCAGGAACAGGGTTCGATTCTTCTGTTACGGAAAGGTTGAATCCATCTGGCTCATAAATCTCTTGCCCTAAAAGACTTAAAATAAACAAAGAATCCGTACCTCTTGGATCTGCTGTTGAAAAGAGTGGAAAAAAGTTTGAATCAGTTATAGAAAGAACCAAACTATCTGGGAACCCTAATCCACTCGGATCTATAAAATTTGCATTTACTTGAAAAGAAAAACCAGAATACACATCATCAAGATCAAAATATAGAGAGGATAGTAGTTCCGTATCGGTGAAGAAGTATTCACCTGGTATTGTTTCAGTTACTGAACCTTCAAATTGGAATGGGCTTACAGAGAAATTACTAATAGTAGCAGTGCTTCCTGAAAAACCATCACCGTCGATAAAATCAATAATGACAATACCAGGTGTAGGTATCCCAGCAACTGCTGACTGCAATTCGACAGATAATGTGGTCGCATAGCCCTCAGTATAAAAAATTACAAAAAATAGAAACATTAAAAATCCAGAAAATCTCCAATTTTTCATCTTTTCTCCTTTCTTGGTTAAATAAAAAACTTCATTAATCAATAGTTCGGGCAGTTTTTAGCCCATTGAATCGAGAAATTCCCGCTATACAGCTATTTATTTGAAACTCAGCCTACACGTTGAGTTTAAATAATTATTTGGAGTCCATCAAAACCTTGATAACAGTGCCTTTCGACCGTTCAAAAACTGTCCGAAGTATTGATTAGTATCGAACAGCTCAAAACCAGTGGTAAAAACAAAAAAAGCCGAGCTGCTTTCATTAAAAACGAGGCAACCCGGCTATCTAAATCATAGACCCTATGGCTTTCCGTTTCTGCATCTGTGCAGAATTGGCTTTTCTATTTGTCTATATTCGGTGCTCTCTTTTACAAAATATCCTCCGAAGAACTGTCATCAACATTAAAAATCAAATACAACATACAACTACTTAGACAAATCAATTTACTATCTTAGCAAAAACGATACCGTGATGTGAAATTCATTTTTTTTCTTTTGACTGAGCCCAGAATTGCCATGATATTTCATGTTATTCAAAATAATTACCAAATTATTATCTTATCCTTTCCCGCGAAATTAATCGGAAAAAAATAGGGGTTTCCCTTAGGAAATAAAAGTGACAGTCATGACCCAGTTGTGAAAAAAAAGTGACAATGTGAAAAAAAAGTGGCATTTTTTAGGTCTTGCTAACTTTTTTAAAGACGTTTTTAGGGTTTGTGAGAGGAGAGCAAAATGGTATGATTGAATACTTTTTTCAAATTATCTATCCACCACATTTATTGTGCTGTGAAACGCCAAGAATAAATTTAATTTGGAGATAAACCCTATTTTTTAATGCGATTGCCCTGCTCAAGGCGTTAAGTTCAGGTTGCATAGCTCACGCCTTCTGTGTTAATTTACCGGATTATGAAACAGTATATCATAGACGGCTTTACGCTTAAGGATTACATAGCTTTAAAACAGTATTTTGACACCTATCTTGAGGCTGCCACCGTGGGCGGGATCTATTGGCTTGAGCTGGATTCGGGTGTTTTGACAGAAACCCAGGCCTCCCATAAGGCCTGCGGGCCCCATGTGTTTGCCCTGATGCTGGAAGAAAATGCCCTCTTCTGTGAGCTGTTGGTAAGAATTAAAACCAATATCAGGTGTGATTGTATGGGCTACGCCACGGTTGAGCAGCGCAACTGGCTGGTTGACTGGGCAGACGCCGTTCTTGAAAAGCTGTCCATTTGTGTTTGATATCGGTTCCGGATAATTTACATGCTTAAACTCATACCCCTTGGAGGGCTTGGTGAAATCGGCCTTAACATGATGGTGGTGGAGTATAATGATGTTATCTTCATCATTGACGCAGGCATCATGTTCCCTGAAGACCATATGCTGGGCGTGGATATTGTTATCCCGGCCATGGATTACCTTCGGGAGAATATGGATAAAATCGAATTCATTATCCTGACCCATGCCCATGAAGACCACATCGGGGCCTTGCCCTACCTTTTGCGCGAAATCCGTCTGCCGGTATATGGTACGGCCTTTACTCTGGAGATTGTGCGCAACAAGCTCATTGAGTTTGATCTCAACACCCATGTGGATCTTAATCTGGTCAACCCGGGAGAGGTGCTGACCATTGAACCCTTTGACATAGAGTTTATCCGGGTCAGCCATTCCACCATTGACGGTGTGGGGATGGCCATCACAACCCCTGAAGGCGTGGTGGTACATACCGGAGATTTCCGCATCAGCCATTCCGCCGATATCATGAAAAATACCGATATCTCAAGTTTTGCCCGTTTCGGCGAAAAGGGCGTGCTGGCGCTGCTCTCCGACTCTACCAATGTGGAAGTAGAGGGGTATGCCATGTCTGAGCAGGAGGTGGCAAAAAATTTGGGAGAACTGGTTGAAGCCTCCCCCGGACGGGTGATTGTTGCGCTTTTTGCATCTAATGTGTTCCGGATTCAGCAGGTGATTGATATTGCCAGGCACAACAACCGCCGGGTCATATTCAATGGCCGCAGTATGGAGCAGATTACGGATGTGGCCATGCGCTTAGGGTATCTTGACTGTCCGCCGGGACTGGTGGTGGATATCAAACAGATTCATAAGCTTGGGGACCATGAAGTGGTGATCATCACCACAGGTACCCAGGGGGAGCCTATGTCTGCTCTGGCCCGAATGGCCTCGGGCGTTCACAAGCACATCAATGTCCGCAAAGGGGATACCGTGATTTTGTCGAGCAAACATATCCCCGGAAACGAAAAAGCCATTGCCGGCATTATCAACAAGCTTTATCGAAGGGGCGCGGATGTAGTTTATTCCAAG
Encoded here:
- a CDS encoding PEP-CTERM sorting domain-containing protein (PEP-CTERM proteins occur, often in large numbers, in the proteomes of bacteria that also encode an exosortase, a predicted intramembrane cysteine proteinase. The presence of a PEP-CTERM domain at a protein's C-terminus predicts cleavage within the sorting domain, followed by covalent anchoring to some some component of the (usually Gram-negative) cell surface. Many PEP-CTERM proteins exhibit an unusual sequence composition that includes large numbers of potential glycosylation sites. Expression of one such protein has been shown restore the ability of a bacterium to form floc, a type of biofilm.), which gives rise to MKNWRFSGFLMFLFFVIFYTEGYATTLSVELQSAVAGIPTPGIVIIDFIDGDGFSGSTATISNFSVSPFQFEGSVTETIPGEYFFTDTELLSSLYFDLDDVYSGFSFQVNANFIDPSGLGFPDSLVLSITDSNFFPLFSTADPRGTDSLFILSLLGQEIYEPDGFNLSVTEESNPVPEPNTLLLISIGIFIFIPKKKKFLKWGIFSLTLFAYLPAHAALMNVTSQVVVDRSPLVYNRATKTFDGLVSINNVGSNNLESPMFLVVSGLPDSVSVYNATSLSPDGKPMLDLQLDSSGLPSGQSIQNFRIKFHNPNNLKFTAILLVLANDGTLPPDPGDMGKVTLEGVDSNTNGIRDDLEIYIDVNFGTSQKKREALNQLAQSLQQGIIATTEQESMNAANSFSRSMECLEYIDSENQEWKSVQSKAVDTPERLDAWLSHETRISGKVFPIRPLSEWKTSCSFDIDALDN
- a CDS encoding ribonuclease J, which codes for MLKLIPLGGLGEIGLNMMVVEYNDVIFIIDAGIMFPEDHMLGVDIVIPAMDYLRENMDKIEFIILTHAHEDHIGALPYLLREIRLPVYGTAFTLEIVRNKLIEFDLNTHVDLNLVNPGEVLTIEPFDIEFIRVSHSTIDGVGMAITTPEGVVVHTGDFRISHSADIMKNTDISSFARFGEKGVLALLSDSTNVEVEGYAMSEQEVAKNLGELVEASPGRVIVALFASNVFRIQQVIDIARHNNRRVIFNGRSMEQITDVAMRLGYLDCPPGLVVDIKQIHKLGDHEVVIITTGTQGEPMSALARMASGVHKHINVRKGDTVILSSKHIPGNEKAIAGIINKLYRRGADVVYSKIAQIHASGHAHQEELKMMINLTRPKYFIPIHGEYRHLVMHARLAEKLGMPRSNVIVAENGQVIAFDGENGGRIEDRVQTGRILVDGKGIGDVGRSVLKERRELSEGGLVVVTMIIDEETGVVLYGPELISKGFVFDSATGYLVDDAQCVILEIVEEIEAGIECRVELIRKKLQRALKQYFAFAINRRPLIVPIIIEV